From the genome of Bacteroidota bacterium:
CCTTCTTTTTTGGTCTTGAAATAGGTCAGTGAAATCTTCAATTCCAATCGATTCATAATTTATTGCCTCTTTTCCCTTGTCAAAGAACGACATTGCATTTTTTTCAAATGATATTTCTGAATCTGTACCTAATACGAACAACCCTTGCTGCCTTGATATTCTTTCTGAAAATATTTCGGGTTCGAATGATATCAATGCCGGCCGAACGTTTGAACTTTCTTTTCCAATGAATGAATTCGCAACATCTCTTTGAAGGTGGTAAATTTCGTCAATAGTTGTCTCTTCGCGGTCGTATGAAGTAACCTTTAAATCATGGAGTCTGTTAAAAATTGCATCATTATTTATACCAACTACAGAGAACCCAGATTTTTTGGGTTCCATTGATGCAAAAAACAGTGCAACATAAAATGAATTTGTAAAATCAATCAATCGGGTAGGACCGCCATGATGCTGAATAATCGATAACCATTCTATGTTATTATTTTCTGATGGTCTGTGAATATTAAAAAAATGTGCCTTTCTTTTGAATTCATGTAGCATCCACTTTTCTGAAAAAGTATATTCGCTTCTTGCAGT
Proteins encoded in this window:
- a CDS encoding FRG domain-containing protein — translated: MIFNTELRRSAEIYRFYEAKIINIEQVGLIDKLLKGLFVYRGQSDESWRLESSLERFIRDSITARSEYTFSEKWMLHEFKRKAHFFNIHRPSENNNIEWLSIIQHHGGPTRLIDFTNSFYVALFFASMEPKKSGFSVVGINNDAIFNRLHDLKVTSYDREETTIDEIYHLQRDVANSFIGKESSNVRPALISFEPEIFSERISRQQGLFVLGTDSEISFEKNAMSFFDKGKEAINYESIGIEDFTDLFQDQKRRHEVALYKLNFSANLRGPINRMLRMMNLNYEILFPGLDGLAKSLIYKNG